GCCCAATGCGGAAACACCTGCCTACAACGAAAGTGGGATGCCTCCAGGTATGATGCCGGGCGCTATGCCTCAGGGCGGCGCTATGCCAGGACCAGGAACCGGAGCAGGCAAATCAGGGGCAATGCTCCAGGACATCAGGGTGATCAAGGCCACCGGCGACCATGCATATACAATTGAAGAAATATATGCGGGGAAAAAAGCGCTGGCAAAGAGTACTGTCAAGGTGCGGGCAAAGGTCGTCAAATTCCTGCCCAATATTATGGGGAAAAACTGGATTCACATTCAAGACGGCACTGGAAGCGCCGAGAAAATGAACAACGATCTAACGGCAACTACCATTGAAACTGTAGATGTCGGTGACGAGATTATCGTCCAGGGTACTCTGAGCGTAGACAATGATCTGGGATCAGGCTATGTCTTTGCCGCTCTTATTGAAGATGCTTCTGTTGAAAAATTGAAAAATTAACGTAACTACTCACATAGTCAGGCTGAAGCTGTTTAGACTGAAGGCTAAAGGGGTCAGAAGAGCACGATTGCCGTATTTTGGCGGAAATATCTGATTCTTGCATCAAACTATGGCTTTAAAACGCGCTTTTTCCTAACAGTCTTCAGCCTTCAGCCTATCCACCCGAGTAGTTACAAATTAACTTGCTTCAATCATTACAAAATTCATTAAAAAAACTGTGAACCGGGAACCGTGAACATTGAACCGCTCAACCCAGATTATAATATGCATCTTCCTGTTTAGCCTATGGCTCTCTGTCCAATGCTCTGTCGCCGGGCAAAAGACCGACATCCCGCATGAATCCGCGCCCACTGATCCCGCGCCCACTGATCCCGCGCCCACTGATCAATTGAAGCCGAAAAAAATCACCTGCCTTTATATTATCAGGGAGGACTATAATGGCCTGATCCTGTCTTATCCATCCCAATTATTCTTTGATTCCGTAAAAAATGAGATATATATCACGGATTCCGGAAACAACAGAATATTGATATATACCTATGACTTTTACCCGCTCCTTTGTATCGACAAGTCAAATGGCATCGAATCACCAATAGGTCTGGCCGTTGATCCGGAGGGATACATTTTTGTTTCCCAGTCATCCGGCTCAAAACAGAAAAGAGCAAGGATATCAATATTGAGCCCTTCATTAAGGTGGAAGAAGGATATTTTTTTTGAGGGGTTTGAAAATTCGGACGGTTTTAGCCCAAAAAACATTGCCATAAGCAAGGTCGGTCGGTTTTACGTGACCGGCAACAGCTTTCATGGCGTGGTGGTTTTGAATAAGGACGGCACGTTTTCCCATCTCCTGAGCCCTGTTGACAGATTAGGGAAAGGCGAAGAGCAAAAGGCCACAATATGTGATGTGGAGATAGACAGGTCCGGCAGGATATACCTTTTGAGTGAAGACATGGGGCGTATTTACGTATATGATGACAAGGAGAATTTCCTGTTTAAGTTCGGCCAGAAAGGTGGAGGTTCCGGCAAGCTGAGCCGGCCAAGAGGAATAACCCTGGATAATCGCAACAAAAGGATTTATGTGATCGACTACATGCGCCATACCGCAAATGCCTATTCAGAAGACGGGCGTTTCTTGTTTGACCTTGGCGGCAAGGGCTGGGGCAAAGGCTGGTTTCAGTACCCAAGCGATATTGCTACGGACGACTCTGGGGATGTGCTGGTCGCGGACACTTTTAACAATCGTGTTCAGGTCCTTAAACTGGAAGAGTTTCCATCTGTTGCAGTAGCTGAAAAGGTTAAACCAGAAGATATCATCGCAAAAGAATTAGTCAAAGAGACCAAACCGGAAGCTCCTGCCGGAGAAGAATTAGCAGAGCAAATGGCTGCACAGTATTATATCTTGACTGCAAACATGAACCTGCGGGAAAAAAGCGCTGCAAGCAGCAGAATCATTCGGTTGATGAAAAAAGGCGAAGAATTTGAA
The Anaerolineae bacterium genome window above contains:
- a CDS encoding OB-fold nucleic acid binding domain-containing protein produces the protein MILSKTKLLLVISLLCGFAIVALGCKDKTKEEKSTSSVAALTIAMIEENYKTVDTKDAVLKASIVEFKDVTNYTYLDLKDSTGRIWAAIPKTSVETGSEIELANIIVMKDFHSKILDKTFATILFAVPFSKDSNARSSLPNAETPAYNESGMPPGMMPGAMPQGGAMPGPGTGAGKSGAMLQDIRVIKATGDHAYTIEEIYAGKKALAKSTVKVRAKVVKFLPNIMGKNWIHIQDGTGSAEKMNNDLTATTIETVDVGDEIIVQGTLSVDNDLGSGYVFAALIEDASVEKLKN
- a CDS encoding 6-bladed beta-propeller encodes the protein MNRSTQIIICIFLFSLWLSVQCSVAGQKTDIPHESAPTDPAPTDPAPTDQLKPKKITCLYIIREDYNGLILSYPSQLFFDSVKNEIYITDSGNNRILIYTYDFYPLLCIDKSNGIESPIGLAVDPEGYIFVSQSSGSKQKRARISILSPSLRWKKDIFFEGFENSDGFSPKNIAISKVGRFYVTGNSFHGVVVLNKDGTFSHLLSPVDRLGKGEEQKATICDVEIDRSGRIYLLSEDMGRIYVYDDKENFLFKFGQKGGGSGKLSRPRGITLDNRNKRIYVIDYMRHTANAYSEDGRFLFDLGGKGWGKGWFQYPSDIATDDSGDVLVADTFNNRVQVLKLEEFPSVAVAEKVKPEDIIAKELVKETKPEAPAGEELAEQMAAQYYILTANMNLREKSAASSRIIRLMKKGEEFEILGQDKHNELTSWYLIKTGSGRTGWLCGIYRGKVMFEKKK